TTCTTTGGAGTGATAGGGAAAATCATAAATCCGATCTTAACATGGCTAATACATCTACTTCTTTGGTGAGCAAGAAAAAGAAAAAAGCTGTACTTATAGGAACGATAACCACAAAGTCCAGCCAGTTCTTACCAGAGGAAACTCTGGAAGAACTGGACCTCCTTGTAAGGACCTTGGGTATAGAAGTGGTATTTAAGACTTTAAAAAGAGTGAGGAAGATCAATCCTGCTTACTTTATAGGTAAGGGGACGCTTATAGAGATTTCCAATCTGGCAAAGGATAAGGGGGCAGAATACCTTATTTTTGATGAGAGACTTTCCTATTCTCAAATAAGAAACATAGCAAATTTAACTAACCTATTTGTTCTTGACAGACCCCATGTAATAATTGAGATTTTTGAGAAGAGAGCAAAAACAAGAGAAGCAAAAATCCAGGTGGAACTTGCAAGACTCAAGATGGAGCTTCCAGCCATTGTTGGTATAGGGAAAAGCCTTGACCAACAGATGGGGATTGTTGGAATAAGGGGTGGTCCTGGAGAAAAGTATAGAGAATTGAAGAGAAGGACTGTAGAGAAAAAGATAAGACAGCTGGAAAAACAACTCACTTTGATAAAAAAAAGAAGAATTACAAGGAGAAAATTAAGAAACAGAAGTGGTATTCCTATAGTATCAATAGTTGGTTATACAAACGCAGGAAAAACAACTCTTTTCAATGCAATAACTTTAGAAAAAGCCTATACAGAGA
The DNA window shown above is from Caldisericia bacterium and carries:
- the hflX gene encoding GTPase HflX gives rise to the protein MSKKKKKAVLIGTITTKSSQFLPEETLEELDLLVRTLGIEVVFKTLKRVRKINPAYFIGKGTLIEISNLAKDKGAEYLIFDERLSYSQIRNIANLTNLFVLDRPHVIIEIFEKRAKTREAKIQVELARLKMELPAIVGIGKSLDQQMGIVGIRGGPGEKYRELKRRTVEKKIRQLEKQLTLIKKRRITRRKLRNRSGIPIVSIVGYTNAGKTTLFNAITLEKAYTENMLFATLDTLVRKSYLKGLGREIIFVDTVGFIQKLPPILISSFRSTLEEINDSHLILLTVDASNISYRKHIETVRKILREILIRDIPIIIVYNKIDLLEGFQIEKMKDEDPEGIFVSALKGYGIEKLKERIAQILSGISTSAFKKV